One genomic region from Diabrotica undecimpunctata isolate CICGRU chromosome 9, icDiaUnde3, whole genome shotgun sequence encodes:
- the LOC140450788 gene encoding uncharacterized protein — MTTMYGKRARSNNTIMPPTFDIYRKPIFDESIRKAEYRTYAPFIKSFNCNDIVEFSINQVDSFFAMSETLLCIKGSLAINGTGEVKLANNVGSFLFDSCTYSESAREMETVRDPGIVSAVRAMTCYTQEDSNYMVMAGWNYPKDPILHAADHSFNIQIPLKHIFNIFNDYPMITCGRQTRLV, encoded by the coding sequence ATGACTACAATGTATGGAAAACGAGCACGTTCAAACAACACTATAATGCCTCCAACATTTGACATTTATCGTAAGCCGATATTTGATGAGTCGATTCGAAAGGCCGAATACCGAACATATGCACCATTCATCAAATCATTCAACTGCAATGACATTGTAGAATTTAGCATCAATCAAGTCGACTCGTTCTTTGCAATGAGCGAAACCTTGTTATGCATTAAAGGATCGCTCGCAATAAACGGAACTGGCGAAGTCAAACTAGCAAATAATGTGGGTTCTTTTCTTTTTGATTCGTGTACGTACAGCGAAAGCGCAAGGGAGATGGAAACAGTGCGGGATCCTGGTATCGTAAGTGCTGTACGTGCCATGACATGTTACACTCAAGAAGATTCCAATTATATGGTTATGGCAGGCTGGAATTACCCTAAGGATCCCATTCTACACGCTGCAGATCATTCATTCAACATACAGATACCTCTTAAACATATAttcaacattttcaatgattaCCCAATGATTACGTGTGGCCGTCAAACAAGACTAGTTTGA